CGGCGAAGCAGGGCAGCCAGGCCACGCCCACTCTCTCTCCGCTACTCCGGCTGCCCGATGTATAGTTGGTCAAATGGATTTGGCCCAACGGGCGGCACTAGGTCCagtatgaaaaaaaaacaatcctaACTTCAATCTGAGTGGGAGTTTCATGCACACAGTTACTTAGACTGAGAACTAGATAACTGTATCAGATGgattttatggtgatgaaactctcttcACATCTCATTAAACTCCATCCTTCTCTCCTTGGCATTATCCAGCCTATTTAACAGCCCAACTTGTTCCCTCTTCTCCTCTCAGTCATACAATGATCGAATGAGTATGAAATATTTACTACAACTCAAGCTTATAATGATTAGCCcatcataaatttttttatcataattGGATCATGCAAACTATAGTTAtgaattatagaaaaatatgtatctaaaagtataacaattttttttaccaaattATGTCATATCATATATTTACTGCATAGTCCTACTTAGATGGAGTCCAATAAAattgaattttctattttataatctTGATTTCTTTTAAAATTCAGCCAAAATGAGTATAAAAGAAAATGAAACAAACCACCAAAAGAAAACAACCATGGAGCTCATGTGTTCAGTATCTAGTGGCGGAGGCTGGATTGAGTTCAGGAGAGGCTCTCCTGCTCTTCCTCCTCCAACTTGCTGGATCCGCCCCTACTGGTATCGTGAGTTCAACTATTCAAGGAGTCCAGTTTGATAATTTATTATCCAGGAAGAAAATGTGGACTCGACGCAAAGTTCAAGAggtaaaaataaatttttttcttcccAAAATGGACCTAGTTTTCGGGACGCTCCTCGGCGTAGCGCTCGTGACTGGGCGCAGTCACGTCGCAGAAGTCCCTCCCACTCGAGATTAtgtgttttgggcctaaatcgATATAACAAATAGGTCCACATGTGTAATTTAGTCAAATTTGTCtcggaataattttttttattccaaaataatttttatttgttgcACGAACAATAACAATTGTTCCACTATTCCAAcaacaaaaaataattattaaataTTTTTGTGATGATTTAACTGTCAGTCACACGTGCGACTCCAAACATTTGCGAGTTTTTTCCTCCCGCCGCACCCGCATGTCTGCCCACTATCTCTCCGCGACTCAGCCCGATGAAATCCGTTTTGTTCGACGCCTGCGGAAAAACGATGatcatttttttcttccagCAGTTTGACGAAAACAAAGTAAACGCGTCGTCGGATGATGATCGAATGTAGTGGAGAAACAGATCAAAAATCGATGAGGCACCAAACAAGCAGTAAGAACGATGCGTGTATTAGTGTGGTGGTATTCATATATTACACGAGCATTCGTCGGGAAAAAAAAATACTGTATCGTATTACACAAGCATGGATCGGAGCTAGCTGCTGCGAGGAGCAAGCTGACACGCACGCACAAGCACAATTATTTTACGGATACGCATGGTACATGTACGGATCGATGGAGCAAAAGGCGGGAGGAGAAGAACTACGGCGAAACAACAATAATCTCGCAATCACGAAGCACAAGAGCAGAGGCTCTCGGCCCCATCGTCATCAGTTGTCGCCAGCAGCGTGCTTCTTGGCGTCCTTCTTCTGGTGGTGCTCGTGGAACGCGAACCCGgccgcgcccagcgccgccaccgccgccacctcctccttcaCCTTGTGCCCGTGCGCGTTCTCGGGGTCCTTCTTCGCCTTGTGCTTCTCGTGCTGCACCGCCATATCATCGAGCGAGTCGCGTTTCAGTTAAAGTTTCAGCACGCGAACACAAACATATACAATAAGCAAGAAGAGCAGCCAGCAGTGACGAGAGATCGAGAGCTATACGTACAATGGCGtatgcgccggcggcgatggcgccgaGCCCGCCGAGCT
This window of the Panicum virgatum strain AP13 chromosome 1K, P.virgatum_v5, whole genome shotgun sequence genome carries:
- the LOC120704131 gene encoding abscisic stress-ripening protein 1-like, with amino-acid sequence MAEEKKHHHHLFHRHKDGEEEGGAAAGEVDYEKKEKNHKHLEQLGGLGAIAAGAYAIHEKHKAKKDPENAHGHKVKEEVAAVAALGAAGFAFHEHHQKKDAKKHAAGDN